In Bacteroidales bacterium, the genomic window TAATTACTATTTTACAGGTGGTACAAGTTATGACGATAATGGAGATAGTATTCCAAAAGGAAATTTTCTTTTTTTGAAAACAGACTCTGAGTTTAATATTATTTCAAGAAAAAGCATTGGCACAATCAACTCCGACTATCCTTGGGGTTTAATAAATGGTTACAATAATAATTTACTTTTTTTTGGATTCACTGCTTATAATGAAAGTAAAGATGCTTGGTATTTAATAAATGCAGATACAAGTGGACAGGTAATAGGTCAATACTTATATGGAAATCTATCCAATTATAATGATGAAGGAATAAAATCAATATCTTTGGGATATGATAGCTCTTATTTTTTAACCGGAATAATGTATCAATATGAATCACAGGGTAATTATTATTCTTCATCTGCTGTTATAAAAACAGACAGGCAATTTAATGTATTATTTACTAAGAATATTGGTGTTCCGACAACTGGCTTAACTGTTTCTAAAATAATTTCAATATCTGACGGGAACCAAGCGGTTCTTAATCAAAGAACACCTCTGACTTATGAAGCAAATATCTATTCCCAGGTTACCAAATTCAACAACGATGGTGATATACTCTGGTGGCGCAACTACATGCAGGGCGACACCACTCAATACATCCGCTACCGTGCATGGGACATGATAGAAACCAGCGACAAAGGCCTTGCTTTCTGTGGCTCTGCCATTGATACCATCAATGTAGGCCCCGATATGGAAGCATGGCTTGTAAAAACCGACAGCCTTGGCTGCGATGGCCTGCAAAGCTGCAATGATACGGCATTGGTTATTAATGTAACCCAGGTACCCGATACCATCTGCAAAAACGACACGGCATGGATACCCGTTACATTCAAAGGCCGCAGTGCCCCGTACTCCATCTATGCCAATAACACACTTGTATTGGATAGCATTTACTACCCCAACACCTTACCCCTTTGGATAGACACCTTAATGCCCTATGTCCCCCTCAATACCGGCATGCAGCAAATCATAGTAAAAATAAAAGACCCGTGGGGCTGGCAACAAAGCGATACTGTACAAACCTATGTGAAAAATTGCCATCAGGGTTTTGCTTCAGAAACATTTTACAAATACAAAATAGAAATCTACCCCAATCCAGCTACCACCGAAGTTCATGTTCGCATACGCGGTGTGCTGAACGGCGAATACACCGTTACACTCTACGACATGCAAGGCAAGCCCGTACAAAAAATAATCACCTCCGCACCCGAAGCCACACTTGACATCTCGCAGCTTCCGCAGGGCATTTATACCATCAGGGTGTTAGGGAATAATATGGTAAGGAGTGAAAGAGTAGTAAAAAAATAATATCATTTAATCTGTATGGAAAGTATTAAATTATTTGCAAATACTGAATCAGAAAAGATATTACTAAAAGCAAAATCAAAGCTGA contains:
- a CDS encoding T9SS type A sorting domain-containing protein produces the protein MLANPKIFLLKTKSDGSFEDTATYGVDTGYYVLKNFISLPNNKLIILSQYQRSFLSIFKQYLLYIDTGLTKVKDSLYPTINLEFYGNAKNNGNYYFTGGTSYDDNGDSIPKGNFLFLKTDSEFNIISRKSIGTINSDYPWGLINGYNNNLLFFGFTAYNESKDAWYLINADTSGQVIGQYLYGNLSNYNDEGIKSISLGYDSSYFLTGIMYQYESQGNYYSSSAVIKTDRQFNVLFTKNIGVPTTGLTVSKIISISDGNQAVLNQRTPLTYEANIYSQVTKFNNDGDILWWRNYMQGDTTQYIRYRAWDMIETSDKGLAFCGSAIDTINVGPDMEAWLVKTDSLGCDGLQSCNDTALVINVTQVPDTICKNDTAWIPVTFKGRSAPYSIYANNTLVLDSIYYPNTLPLWIDTLMPYVPLNTGMQQIIVKIKDPWGWQQSDTVQTYVKNCHQGFASETFYKYKIEIYPNPATTEVHVRIRGVLNGEYTVTLYDMQGKPVQKIITSAPEATLDISQLPQGIYTIRVLGNNMVRSERVVKK